GCAAAAGCGTTCATTTGAAAATTTACAGATCTATATGTTTATCGTCTGTTGGATGGATGATAAGAACGGATGACAGGTTCACGTGGCTCAGTTAGATAGTTTTTTAAAGATAGACGGATAGTAATGAGTGGTGCCACGTGAACCTAACCTTCAGACctgtaaattttaaaaatagatgtGTATTTTTACTAATTCTAgaaacaaaaacataaatagAAAAAACTCGATTTTCTGGGCAGTTGGGTGTAGTTGTGCACTTGGCAAGAGGCGTGGGCTGAAGATGTTGAGATCTTCCGGGCTAGCCCATTAGGGGCAACCCAATTGTGAGAGctttttttgtttatatatgtttttctttaatattttcaaatttacaGGTTCgtttaaaaaattgcaacaatAATTTACTGTTGCTTATTCATCGAGCGAGATTAAGGTCTCACTGAACGAACGGGCGATACCTTATGGACCTCACGTAATAAGAAACCGGTAGATAGACGGGACCTATAAGATATTGTCTGTTCAGTGGGTGAAACCTTGATCTCGCCCTCTTGCGCCACTGGACCCATCAAAAGAAATCGTCCATAGATAGTGCGATAACTTTTTTTTAGGGCACTGTCATGATGCTCTCGCGAGTGGTGACTATGCGATGCTCTCGTGAATATATGTGTATTGTATTCACATGTTTTTCATTTAATTCTCGATTTTATCAGAGGTATAAGAtagtctaatttttttaaatattttcatgagtaaATCAGAGCTTACtagtaacctattttaattagtatGATTCAAAActcctaagccaatatttaattaaattctcCAAAGCagcatacttttataacttatagtGATTTTTATActcaaaaaattccaaaaataagaaaaaattcactaatatttttatcatgtgatatactaatttataaaaatgtttcaaCTCTAggttattgggtggaaaaaagtaagttcctttgtagtactccatttatatgtatttttatcatttcatgtgattttctctttttaacTCAATTTGTgttgatgtaaagaataagggaTGCCTTGTTAGCGGGGGCCACACCAATAAATATCAATCGGCAGTAGATATTCTCAAGACCATAGTTTCATCGCGTGACCAGACGGGGCTCGCGCGACCAGTCTCCTAGTCGTAGAAGTAAACCTTGCGACCAGCCCCTTCTAGTCACGGGGCAAGTACTCACCTAACTAGTCTAAACTCATTTAATGTcatccactcaagtatttttcttctccaGACACCTCCTTTCAGTGAGAAAAATCGTGGCTGGCGCAGAAGTGTAGtgccccgtcccgtagcattaaatgttacgAGATGGACTTGTAGGCAAGCGTGGCGCCATTTGGTGGAAGGGACAGAGCACGCTAGACGACCAGGCAAGTGGGATGGTCTCACAGGCGAGCGTGTGGCGTGCAGTGACAGGATGACTGCACGAACGAGCGTGCGATGTATCGTGATGGGACGGGGCAGGCCGGTTGACTGAAGCGGGGCGTGCATGCCTATCCATTGTCATCATAAGCTAGAAATAGTTGGATCCGTCAGAATTAGACTGGTCACAACGTTGGCACGATCTTGTATGTATATCTTTCCCtcctctactatataaagggggagaacCGGGCTTGTATGATACGAAACACATTCTGTTACAAGTTCATACActctataagaaaatacacaagatATAGCGCTATTATCCCACGGAAGgactgaacctggataaatttttgttttcttgagTTACATTCGACACACACCCATCAGAAATATTGATCACGCGCCTATCGTCCTATACACCACGGATACATTGTTAAGGGTCAACTCTcaacaatttgaatttaaacaaattCAAGATGCACAATCAATTTATAAAAGCAGTACAGATTGAAGAGTGTagcttgaatttgtttgaattcaaattgagttaaaaagaaaaaaacatatgaaatgataaaaatgcatataaatagagcactataaaggaacttactttttcatcaaataatCTAGAGttgaaacatttttataaattagtacatcacatgataagaatattagtgattttttttctaatttttgggaattattcgaggcattaaaaatttctataagttataaaagtagactaCTTTGGAggattttaattaaatattagcttaggatttttatcaaatcaattaaaataggttgctagtaaGCGTTTACTAATGAAAATGTTTAAGTTTTTTGAACTACTCTTGTATCTCTGATAAAATCGAGAATTAAATGAAAAACATGTAAACATAGTACACGTATAGTCACCAGAGCATCGTATAGCCATGACTCACGAGAGCATCGTGATAGTGCGCGCCAAAAAAAGCTATCGCTCAATCATTGGGCAATTTCTTTTGGTGGATTTACTGGTGTAAGATCTCGCCCGTTTAGAGGGTGAGATCAAGATCTCACTGAACTAGCGACACCTGGTGAGTCTCGCTTGTCCACCGGTTTTTTATTAACTGATAGGTGGGACTTACAAAGTATCGTCTGTTCATCGAGTAAGACCCTGATCTCACCCTGTGAATGGGCGACGGTAGACtattgttgtaattttttgaaatagacgtgtaaatttaaaaatattaaagaaaaaatatataaataaaaaattcccaaATTGTGACACCTTTCTGCCGAGTCCTGACGATTCTTAGGATTTTGTCATGCTTTTTTGTCATGCGTGCGCTTAAACACTAATGTCAGTATGTACTGAGGCAGAGGGATTCGATTCGCAACTCCCAGTTACATGTTGCTCATTTGCTAGCGAGCGAGTTCCTATAGCTTGCAAACAAGGAATTAAAATTGGCTAACCACAGAAATTTACATGATAGAGCTTCTTAGGCGATTAAGTCTCTATAGCCAGAGAAATCTACATATTTCTGGCGACAAGTCTCGAAATGTACCACATGGATGAGCTTCTTAGGCCATCCTGAACCAACACTTGATTCATCACTCATCACACTAACACACACATAGTATACATCAAGGCCCGTTCTTGATACACCACATTTCCCTTCTCAACAATCTATTGGTAGTAGCACATACCAAGCATAAGCTAATTCTGGATTAGGTCGACTCGTCTCCATACTTGTGGTCCTTTACGAACCTGCCCCAGTACCAGTGGCGCGCGAAGACGTGGCCCATGGACTCGAGGGGCACGCCCTTGGTCTCCGGCACCAACGCCACGGCGAAGGCGGTCATCACCACGAGCCAGCACGCGTAGAACACGAACGCGCCGTACTTGAAGCAGCACAGCATCGCCAGGAAGCACTGCGCCTGCACGAAGTTGAGCCCCAGGTTGAGCGCCACGGCCACGCCCTGCCCCGCCGACCGGACCTCTACGGGGTATATCTCGCCGGGGACGGCCCAGAACAGCGCGCCCCACGACCAGCTGAAGCTCGCGGAGAAGATGAACGTCACGGCCAGCACCGTCACCGCGTACCCCTTCGGCATCTTGCTCCCGTTGCCGAGGTGTGAGCCAACTATGCTCGCCATTGTCACCTGCGAAGTACCTTTTTTTGTTGTAGTCAAGGTTCGAGTGTGCGTACGTAAGAATTAAAGAATGTAATATGTGAAGCCTCTGTATGCCTGGCACGTGAACATGAGCGCGCCACCGATGATGAAGAGCAGCTTCCGGCCGTAGCGGTCCATAGCGAATCCCGACGCGAGGATGCCGCCGATGTTCATCACGCCGAGGATGATGGCGCCCATCAGGGCGGCGTCGCTCTCGAACCCGACCGTCCGGAACAGTATCGGCGAGAAGAAGGCGGTCACGGCCACCCCGGTGAGGTTCAGGAACACTGGGAACGCCACGGCCATCACCAGGTATGGCCGGTACTCCCGCCGCAGGATCCGCCGGAACGCGCCCTCCTCGTTCTGCCGGTCGTGCTCCACGGCGGAGAGTATATCGCCGAACTCggcgtcgatgtccacgcccttGCCGCGCACCCGCTGGAGCGCGGCGCGGGCGGCGTCGTGCTTCCCGCGCAGCACGAGGCTGCTGGGAGTGTCCGGGATGAACGTGGCGCCCACCACCATGACGGCAGCCGGGACGGCCGCGAGGCCGAGGGACAGGCGCCAGCCCCACCCGGGGATCCGCGACGTGCCGTAGTTGATCAGGTTGGCGACGAGGTACCCGATACTGATGAACAGAGGGAATCCCGAGATGAACCCGCCGCGCCAGCGCGGCGGCGACATCTCGGCGAGGTACACTGGCGTGGCCTGGCCGGAGAACCCGAGGCCCAAACCGAGCAGCATCCTCCCGATGATCAGCATGGCAATGTTCGCGGCGGCAGCGTTGACGAGGGCGCCCACGAAGAACAGGCTCCCCCCGATCAGCATGATGGCCTGGCGCCCGACTCGGCGGGTGACCCGGCTTGCCACCAGCGTCCCCACCATGCCGAACGCGTACAGCGACGAGGTGAAGGCCGTGAGCGCCTGGTTGTTGTACATGCAGTACACGTCCTTGTTCGCGTGCGCCGTCCTCTTCAGCAACCCCGGGAAGAACTTCTTGAGGAAAGACTCCATCTCCGACACTCCTCCTGGTGTCGTCGCGACACATGGACACCAAGATTCGGTTCAAGTGGAGGAAATTGAAGACAAGTGAAGCACTTAATCACTTGGAAAGTAAACCCAGCATCAATCACTGATCCTTGCGATGTATCGTTTAGTTTTTCTGTTATTAAACTTAAACACAAATGAGCAATGCTTTTAAGCTCTGATACTGTGATATCCCCAGAATTTACCTAGTCATTCGAGCGCAAATTGCAAAAGCAGCCATCTCCATCCCATTCTTTCGCAAAAAAGAAGATATGCTCGTGAGTTAATCACAGGCCGAGAGCCCGAAACCGAGTGGAAGAGTCGCACTGGGATTCGGCGTCTCCCCAA
This genomic window from Phragmites australis chromosome 7, lpPhrAust1.1, whole genome shotgun sequence contains:
- the LOC133924334 gene encoding sugar transport protein MST1-like produces the protein MPAGGFLLNGGGMSDYGGGLTVPVVVACLMAASGGLIFGYDIGISGGVSEMESFLKKFFPGLLKRTAHANKDVYCMYNNQALTAFTSSLYAFGMVGTLVASRVTRRVGRQAIMLIGGSLFFVGALVNAAAANIAMLIIGRMLLGLGLGFSGQATPVYLAEMSPPRWRGGFISGFPLFISIGYLVANLINYGTSRIPGWGWRLSLGLAAVPAAVMVVGATFIPDTPSSLVLRGKHDAARAALQRVRGKGVDIDAEFGDILSAVEHDRQNEEGAFRRILRREYRPYLVMAVAFPVFLNLTGVAVTAFFSPILFRTVGFESDAALMGAIILGVMNIGGILASGFAMDRYGRKLLFIIGGALMFTCQVTMASIVGSHLGNGSKMPKGYAVTVLAVTFIFSASFSWSWGALFWAVPGEIYPVEVRSAGQGVAVALNLGLNFVQAQCFLAMLCCFKYGAFVFYACWLVVMTAFAVALVPETKGVPLESMGHVFARHWYWGRFVKDHKYGDEST